The proteins below are encoded in one region of Rhinolophus sinicus isolate RSC01 linkage group LG07, ASM3656204v1, whole genome shotgun sequence:
- the ONECUT3 gene encoding one cut domain family member 3 isoform X2 gives MELSLESLGGLHGVAHAQAGELLSPGHARSAAAQHRGLVAPGRPGLVAGMASLLDGGGGAGGAGSAGSGADFRGELAGPLHPTMGMACEAPGLGGTYTTLTPLQHLPPLAAVADKFHPHAAAAGAHSGHPHAHQHPAPAPPPPPPPQRLAASVSGSFTLMRDERAALASVGHLYGPYGKELPAMGSPLSPLPNALPPALHGAPQPPPPPPLAAYGAPGHLAGDKLLPPAAFEPHAALLGRAEDALARGLPGGGGGGGGGGGAGGGGSAGLLAPLGGLAAAGAHGPHAGGGGGGGPGAGAAAEEINTKEVAQRITAELKRYSIPQAIFAQRILCRSQGTLSDLLRNPKPWSKLKSGRETFRRMWKWLQEPEFQRMSALRLAE, from the coding sequence ATGGAGCTGAGCCTGGAGAGCCTGGGGGGCCTGCACGGCGTGGCCCACGCGCAGGCGGGCGAGCTGCTGAGCCCGGGCCACGCGCGCTCGGCGGCAGCTCAGCACCGCGGCCTGGTGGCGCCCGGGCGTCCGGGCTTGGTGGCGGGCATGGCGAGCCTGCTGGACGGCGGCGGGGGCGCGGGCGGCGCCGGCAGCGCCGGCAGCGGCGCGGACTTCCGTGGGGAGCTGGCGGGCCCGCTGCACCCGACCATGGGCATGGCCTGCGAGGCGCCCGGCCTGGGCGGCACCTACACGACGCTCACTCCCCTGCAGCACCTACCGCCGCTCGCGGCCGTAGCCGACAAGTTCCACCCGCACGCGGCGGCGGCCGGGGCGCACAGCGGCCACCCGCACGCGCATCAGCACCCGGCACCcgcgccgcccccgccgcccccgccgcaGCGCCTGGCCGCCAGCGTGAGCGGCAGCTTCACTCTCATGCGCGACGAACGCGCCGCGCTCGCCTCGGTGGGCCACCTCTACGGGCCCTACGGCAAGGAGCTGCCCGCAATGGGGTCGCCGCTGTCGCCGCTGCCCAACGCGCTGCCGCCCGCGCTACACGGAGCCCCGcagcccccgccgccgccgccgctggcCGCCTACGGCGCTCCAGGACACCTTGCCGGGGACAAGCTGCTGCCACCCGCCGCCTTCGAGCCGCACGCAGCGCTACTGGGGCGCGCCGAGGACGCACTGGCCCGCGGGCTGCCCGGAGgcggcggaggcggaggcggggGCGGCGGCGCAGGCGGCGGAGGCTCCGCCGGGTTGCTGGCACCGCTGGGCGGGCTGGCGGCTGCCGGGGCGCACGGGCCGCACGcgggcgggggcggcgggggcggcccCGGGGCTGGCGCGGCGGCGGAGGAGATCAACACCAAGGAGGTGGCACAGCGCATCACGGCGGAGCTGAAGCGCTACAGCATCCCGCAGGCCATTTTCGCGCAGCGCATCCTGTGCCGTTCGCAGGGCACGCTCTCCGACCTGCTGCGCAACCCCAAGCCGTGGAGCAAGCTCAAGTCGGGCCGCGAGACCTTCCGCAGGATGTGGAAGTGGCTGCAGGAGCCCGAGTTCCAGCGCATGTCGGCGCTGCGCCTCGCAG